One Amycolatopsis thermophila DNA segment encodes these proteins:
- a CDS encoding polyketide cyclase / dehydrase and lipid transport — MSTLNGAPPGIDIVDETFLAVPPGTVAAVFADPAAWRRYWPDLVLEVYTDRGDEGLRWTVRGALVGTMEVWLERSLDGTLLHYFLRATPATPMTPRQLRREFDRRARAAKAVALGLKEVLEDGREPGVPPQGS, encoded by the coding sequence GTGAGCACGCTCAACGGGGCGCCGCCCGGCATCGACATCGTCGACGAGACCTTCCTCGCGGTGCCGCCCGGCACGGTGGCGGCGGTGTTCGCCGACCCGGCGGCCTGGCGGCGGTACTGGCCGGACCTGGTGCTCGAGGTCTACACCGACCGCGGCGACGAGGGCCTGCGCTGGACCGTGCGGGGCGCCCTGGTCGGCACGATGGAGGTGTGGCTGGAGCGCAGCCTCGACGGCACCCTGCTGCACTACTTCCTCCGCGCCACCCCGGCGACGCCGATGACCCCGCGGCAGCTGCGCCGCGAGTTCGACCGGCGGGCCCGCGCCGCGAAGGCCGTGGCTCTCGGGCTGAAGGAGGTCCTGGAGGACGGGCGGGAGCCCGGCGTGCCCCCGCAGGGTTCTTAG